AATAACCAGAAATATCATCTACAACCGCTTCTAATTCCTCTAGTAAATCTAAATAGTCTACAGGGTCTCTTTTTTCTCTAATTCCTAAATATCCTGCACTATCATCATATATTCGGTTATATAATCTGTCATCAGTATAGTCCAGTTCCTTTATATTAACCATCCAATCTCTACACACCTCGTATGCAGCTTTGCAAGCAAAATAATCAGCTTGCTCACGTTTTAAATAATCTTCATAACAACGCATAATCAAATCATATTTTGGTGTCACAATCCAATCTCTACTATCAACAACTTCATACCTCATAGTAAATTCTGTAATGTTTTCTACCAAGCAATATTCGCTTATTTCTTTCCCAAATTTGTAGTATTTTTCTTTATTGTCAATAACTGGCTCTACATCCTCAGAAACTAAATCTTCCATTGTGATATCATATAATACACTTAAGAATGCTAACCCTCTTGGATCAATGGTTGAAATTCCTGATTCCCAACGTCGAATAGTATCTACCTGAAAAGTAAGACCTGTTCCTTGCTCTATAATTTGTACTAATCTTTTTTTAGAAATGCCTCTATTTTTCCTCTCAATCTCTAGTTGCTTATTAAGAAGCATATGATTTCCCCCTTTTTATTCTGTACATATATCTTACCAAGATAAATAAAGCTTATGAAGTAACTAAATCAGCTAAAAATACTTTAATTAGTTCCTTTTCACTATTTATATGTGTTATCGAAGCATAATTAAATGAAAACAGGAAAGTTTTATAACTCTCCTGTTTTCATTTAACTATTTTTATGATAAAGCAACCACCTAATTTCTTTCAAAGTACATCCTCTTACTTGCTATTTATCTGTCAAATAAGTACTTAACTTATTAGTTTCAAATAAAGATTTCATCGAATATAATTTTGTTATGGAGAAAAATTTGTGTAGATATTAAAGTTTTCTTATTCTTTTCTCCAACGATAATGAGTATAGGCTCAGGACAATTTATTTTTTTTTGCTTTTGAATTTCTAACATTTGCTTCTTATCTTGCATACTCATATATGGTAATGAACTAGGATGAGTGTGCCACTCTCCTAAATAATACTTCTTTTCCTGCCACATTTTTTTTGAATATTGTTTAAATCCTTTTTTTCCTCTGATAAAACTTCGATAAAATTTTTTAGAATCTGCAATATCGTAGTATATATCTGTAAGGTAGGCTAAAGTCAAATCTTCTGAATAATATCCAAAAAGAATTCCCCCTGTTTCTTGAGGTAACGAGTCTTCGTAAAGTTTTTTTAACAAAAAAACTATTTTTGGTTCTATTTCAATTTTCATCTGCAAACTCTTTTCTTTTCAAGATTGAAACCGTTCCAAGCTCTCCGCGTTCAATAATAGTCAAGCTTTCTTTTAAATGTAAAATATCTGACTCAATAATTGAAACAGCAGAGCTTGCTAACAATGACAAATGATCCATCCTTGCTGGAAACAATGGATGCCAGCAACCTAAACCATCTCTTGGGTAATCTATATTTGAAAAATCTGCCCTGTCTCGCTCTAACCACTCTTGAATATTTTCTTTGAATTTTTTCAGCACAACTTTATTTCCTCGTTGTATGTTAATATACATTCTTTTAGCATGTAGGCCTAATGATGTTGAAATAACTAAACCATTTAATTTTTTACTGACGATTAAATCTAATACTTTGTCATTGCCTGTTGTTTCAATAATTACATCATATTCATCTATATTCACTTCTTGTTTTTTTAGGAACTCTTCAATTGACATACTAAATCCATTGCCTTTGTAATGAATAAAAGATTTTGTTAATCTTTTTTCTATACTAATTGCTTTATATTTTCCAATGTCCGTCGCAGCTAAAGTATGCCTTGTTAGATTACCAATCTCTAAAATATCAGAATCCACAATATCCAATTGTTCAACTCCTGACCGAACTAACGTTTCAGACAACACCGACCCAAGTGCTCCGACACCAACAAAGAGAAACTTTAATTTTTTTATGTTCTTTGATAAATTCCCCCTACTTACAAGATTATCTGGAGACCAATTTTCACTACTAATCCATTCTAAAGAAACACTTTCTCGAAGAAATATCCTTCTCATATCAGCCATTTCATAGCCTTTTATATCTTTTCTAAATCCTTTGAAAAAGTGTTCTGGAGTACTAGAATCTGACAAAATAGGGAGTTCTAATGATTGCCAGTGCATTTCACTTATTTGTCCGTTTACTCTTTCTGATATAGGAAACCCAAGCATCATGATGTGTGAATTTCGATCTCTTAAATTGTTTAAAAAAGGCATAACATCTTTAGTGAAATTTACATTGTTTTCTTCGAATATTTTTATCAATTGAGACCAATTTTCAGGAGCCTGCCATGGCTCGATATATGGCATAGATAAAAGTTTTATCCAAACTCCCTTCTCATCTCTTGATTTTTCGTTCATCACATATTTTCCCCAAGAATAAGAAGTGATTTCAGCACCTTTCTTCTTATATCCCGAAATCCCTTTATAGTAATCAGTAACATACATAAAATCTTGATATACGGTTCCAGGCTTACCTGATTTCATATTTAAGAATCCTACCCGATATTCATCATACTTATTCCATTGACTAAAGCTTGCCTCATCTTCTGAAAATAGAACTTTTTTACGAAAATTTGTGGTAGGGTAAGCAACTTTTTCAAAATAATCCCCTTCTGCTAGCAATACTCCATTAGCAGCTTGTTTAATCCATTCTAACGCTTTTTTAGTATAGTTATATAATCTAGAATTCCCTTCCTCCATTTTAACCTCTAGGCTAGGAGAAAATTGCTCTAAACAAATATTACTATCATAGTAATCATGGTCCGAAATATTTTTTAAATGTGGAGATTGATGCGGAAAGACACACCCTATACCATTTATTTTAGATGGATAAAATTGAATTTTACCGTTTGGATAGTTATCATCAATAAATACATGCCAATCACTATATTTGGGGATGTAGCTTGACTGTTGCCCCTTATTCTTTAACCTTATCTTAAGTAGCCATCTACCTTCTGCTTCAAAACTATAATCTTTTATTATCTCACAATCATCCGCCAACCACTCCAGATATCGTCTTCCTTCGAGTAATGATTCACTTGGTTCTAAATTAACCAAATCTAGCACTTCCTATATCTTCTGTTGGAGAGTTTCTAGAGGTGAACTTATTATTGCTATCAGTAGGCGGTGTTTTAGGTTCTGGAAATTCTGTTCCTAAAAGATTTCTCCAATAATTTGCACTTGTTGAAAACTCAGTTTCATCTATAGCTTTGCGAGCTGTAAATGCAGCCTCTTTAATTAAATTATAAAATTCTTCATACTCCTCTTCTGTTATTCTTCCAAAAACATCATGTTCTTCCACACCGTGATCAATTAGTACAGGTTTTGTAGGATATTTTCTCACTATTTCTTCCAATGTTACTGTAACACCTTGAGCGACTGTATCAATATTATCCGGGCAACTTTGACCAATGATATGTTCTAACGGATACCCTTTTGGATATTTTGGAATCTCATGATGTTTTTTCCACCATTTAAGAGCTTTAACAACATTTATATAGTTTCCATTGCAGGTCTTGTTTTTTTCAACTGTCCAATGTATTTGAGCTAATGGATTTGTCAAAGACCATGTATTTTCGCTAGTGTCTGGTATCAAGATAGGTGCTGCATTTTTTGTTTCAGTATCCATTTTAATGACTAATTCTCCCAAAGCTGAATCATAATATTCTTCATTACTTATCATCGTTTGTAAGCCTCTAGTCATTTTTCTACCTTCATTTTTCATCAAGTTAAGAGTTTCAGCATCTTGTACCTTCGCTGTAATCACTAGATCAAGATCTACATAAGACAACTCAATTCCAATTGATCTTTGATTGATTGTATATTTATCTGCATAATACTTTTCTAAGAATGGCTTGAATCTTTCTAAGGCTTCATCAGGTGTCACTTGGTCAGCATCAATATTAGTTACGACAATGATATCTACATCTGAGCGATTCTCACCTTTAGGCTTGACTGCTGTGTTTCGTTTATAGCTTCCCTGAAGAAAAGTAGTCTCAATAATCTCTGAAAGATCATCATCAGCTAAAAGCCTACTTCTTAAAGTATTATGTCCTCTAGCTAAATCCTTAATTTGATTTTGAGTTAGTCTTATGTTCTTTAAAAAATCTGAAAAATATGAATTAACTGTTGCCATTTTATTCCCCTCCAATTTTATAATAATATTGATTCTCTATATGTGAAGTTTTTACTGTCATACTCTAGAAGTTGAATCTCTCCAAATTGAGTTGCATGTTGACCAAAAAAAACTATAAAACTATTTGGAACTGTAAATATGAGTCTCCACTGTTTCCGCTTTACTCTCATAGGTAGTCTTTGTAGTATTTCACTTGCTTCTACAGCAAGTTTCATACAATGATTTCCATCTTTAACAAATCTTTGCTCTGGAACTTTAGGAAATATATCTATGATGTCTATTTTTTCATCTAAAAATTCAGTTTCTACATATTCTCTAACATCATTTTTTAAATTTCTGTTCATCAAATCTATATTAATTATTACAACTTTACTATTTTTATCAATGTCTGTATTAAAATGCAATTCGTTTTCAAAATGCATATTTCCCTCAGAGTATTCCCAGATCTCAGAATTAAAACCTTTCTGAATAGGATACAGATATTTTTGTGTTTTTTGATGAGCATAGTATCCTAAAGTAAATGCTATTGATTGGTGTGCTTCTAGATAAATGCTGTATTCAACAGTTGGTTCTATTTGTTCCTTTACAAATTTTTGAATTTCATTTTTAATCTGGTTATTCCAAACTTCATAGTCACAAAATCTCGTTTCTATAAAATAAGGAGATAGATCCAAGAATTTATTAACATTTTCCTTAAGTTCTTCAGCACCATCAGAAAAACTTCTAATCCCTATACTAAAAAAATTATTTTCTGTAAATCGAGTAAATATTTTTGCCCTAGAAAAATGTTCCATCATTGCCTTTTTGTCTAAAACTACTCCGTCTTTTATTTTGGCATGTAGATCATCTATCAACGAAATATATGGAGCATCCCTATAAAAATCTTCATCTATTTTTTTGAGTTTATTCTTTTTTAAATCTACATTTAAGTAATCTATTAATGCAGCTA
The DNA window shown above is from Enterococcus sp. 12C11_DIV0727 and carries:
- a CDS encoding SMODS domain-containing nucleotidyltransferase; amino-acid sequence: MATVNSYFSDFLKNIRLTQNQIKDLARGHNTLRSRLLADDDLSEIIETTFLQGSYKRNTAVKPKGENRSDVDIIVVTNIDADQVTPDEALERFKPFLEKYYADKYTINQRSIGIELSYVDLDLVITAKVQDAETLNLMKNEGRKMTRGLQTMISNEEYYDSALGELVIKMDTETKNAAPILIPDTSENTWSLTNPLAQIHWTVEKNKTCNGNYINVVKALKWWKKHHEIPKYPKGYPLEHIIGQSCPDNIDTVAQGVTVTLEEIVRKYPTKPVLIDHGVEEHDVFGRITEEEYEEFYNLIKEAAFTARKAIDETEFSTSANYWRNLLGTEFPEPKTPPTDSNNKFTSRNSPTEDIGSARFG
- a CDS encoding Mov34/MPN/PAD-1 family protein produces the protein MKIEIEPKIVFLLKKLYEDSLPQETGGILFGYYSEDLTLAYLTDIYYDIADSKKFYRSFIRGKKGFKQYSKKMWQEKKYYLGEWHTHPSSLPYMSMQDKKQMLEIQKQKKINCPEPILIIVGEKNKKTLISTQIFLHNKIIFDEIFI
- a CDS encoding SAVED domain-containing protein, coding for MANSVIPVKNGFVYQALYFWKKALEMFDEVSEIKSVSFELDEAKGFDDIVVEFKSEKYTSSGTIKKRFYQVKFHEKSGEVIKCSDLILPSFINATKKSFLEKAKEAIDNSKDNAEVILINSWKLDQTDALSQLISNDDGSFDLSKLKEGKTAKSKMGKIRSEWANHLGINETELFSLLSRIKIQEGKAIAALIDYLNVDLKKNKLKKIDEDFYRDAPYISLIDDLHAKIKDGVVLDKKAMMEHFSRAKIFTRFTENNFFSIGIRSFSDGAEELKENVNKFLDLSPYFIETRFCDYEVWNNQIKNEIQKFVKEQIEPTVEYSIYLEAHQSIAFTLGYYAHQKTQKYLYPIQKGFNSEIWEYSEGNMHFENELHFNTDIDKNSKVVIINIDLMNRNLKNDVREYVETEFLDEKIDIIDIFPKVPEQRFVKDGNHCMKLAVEASEILQRLPMRVKRKQWRLIFTVPNSFIVFFGQHATQFGEIQLLEYDSKNFTYRESILL
- a CDS encoding ThiF family adenylyltransferase, whose amino-acid sequence is MVNLEPSESLLEGRRYLEWLADDCEIIKDYSFEAEGRWLLKIRLKNKGQQSSYIPKYSDWHVFIDDNYPNGKIQFYPSKINGIGCVFPHQSPHLKNISDHDYYDSNICLEQFSPSLEVKMEEGNSRLYNYTKKALEWIKQAANGVLLAEGDYFEKVAYPTTNFRKKVLFSEDEASFSQWNKYDEYRVGFLNMKSGKPGTVYQDFMYVTDYYKGISGYKKKGAEITSYSWGKYVMNEKSRDEKGVWIKLLSMPYIEPWQAPENWSQLIKIFEENNVNFTKDVMPFLNNLRDRNSHIMMLGFPISERVNGQISEMHWQSLELPILSDSSTPEHFFKGFRKDIKGYEMADMRRIFLRESVSLEWISSENWSPDNLVSRGNLSKNIKKLKFLFVGVGALGSVLSETLVRSGVEQLDIVDSDILEIGNLTRHTLAATDIGKYKAISIEKRLTKSFIHYKGNGFSMSIEEFLKKQEVNIDEYDVIIETTGNDKVLDLIVSKKLNGLVISTSLGLHAKRMYINIQRGNKVVLKKFKENIQEWLERDRADFSNIDYPRDGLGCWHPLFPARMDHLSLLASSAVSIIESDILHLKESLTIIERGELGTVSILKRKEFADEN